A single genomic interval of Deltaproteobacteria bacterium harbors:
- the rmuC gene encoding DNA recombination protein RmuC has product MNLPPLLWGLAIGLIAGVFLAWLFFHLKTAQKISQATLPFQSQLAVIEERLKAREAEIQGLAANNRESGQENESLRQRLLQESQERAAAQKEVEQLAEWKERLQEREKETGSLREEITGLKQNRAEIETTLRQERKAMEEKIIFLNETAQKMEDAFKVLSAECLRTNNQQFLDLAKTHLEKFQSEAKGDLDQRQKAVEGTIAPLKETLDKYVQQVQEMETARQQAYGSLSQHLEMMSATEQRLQTETGNLVKALRAPQVRGRWGELTLKRVAELAGMSEHCDFIEQESVTADEGRLRPDMIVRLPNRKWVVVDAKSPLQAYLESLECPTEEERKIKLREHTRQIQTHMQKLSSKSYWDQFPETPEFVVLFLPGENFFSAALEQNPNLIEEGVNQKVILSTPTTLITLLRAVAYGWRQEALAENAQAISELGKTLYERLVKLALHFGEVGRSLDKSVHAYNDAVGSLESRVLVAARRFKELGISSKAQVPEIGPIEKNTRNLQSPEFCAEIEEDIRR; this is encoded by the coding sequence ATGAATTTGCCCCCTCTGCTTTGGGGATTGGCTATCGGACTGATTGCCGGTGTCTTTTTGGCCTGGTTGTTTTTTCACTTAAAAACGGCCCAAAAAATTTCACAAGCCACCTTGCCCTTTCAATCTCAACTGGCCGTTATTGAGGAACGTCTGAAGGCTCGGGAAGCCGAGATCCAGGGTTTGGCGGCTAATAACCGGGAATCCGGCCAGGAAAATGAAAGCCTCCGACAGCGGCTTTTGCAGGAAAGCCAGGAAAGGGCAGCGGCCCAAAAGGAAGTCGAGCAGTTGGCCGAATGGAAAGAACGCCTTCAGGAGCGGGAAAAGGAAACCGGGAGCTTACGGGAAGAGATCACCGGTCTGAAACAGAACCGGGCCGAAATAGAGACCACGTTACGTCAGGAACGGAAGGCCATGGAAGAAAAAATCATCTTCTTGAATGAGACGGCCCAAAAAATGGAAGATGCCTTCAAGGTCTTATCCGCCGAGTGTCTGAGAACCAACAATCAACAATTCTTAGACCTGGCCAAGACCCATCTGGAAAAATTTCAGTCCGAGGCCAAAGGAGATCTGGACCAACGTCAAAAAGCCGTGGAAGGCACCATCGCACCCTTGAAGGAGACCTTGGACAAATATGTACAACAGGTTCAGGAGATGGAAACCGCCCGCCAACAGGCCTACGGGAGCCTGAGTCAGCACCTGGAAATGATGTCGGCAACCGAACAGCGTCTTCAAACAGAAACCGGCAATCTGGTCAAGGCCTTAAGGGCCCCGCAAGTTCGGGGCCGTTGGGGGGAATTAACTCTCAAACGCGTGGCTGAGCTGGCCGGCATGTCTGAACATTGTGATTTTATTGAGCAGGAATCGGTGACGGCCGATGAGGGCCGATTAAGACCTGATATGATCGTCCGCCTGCCCAACAGAAAATGGGTAGTCGTGGATGCCAAGTCTCCCCTACAGGCCTATCTGGAATCCCTTGAATGTCCGACTGAAGAAGAAAGAAAAATAAAATTACGGGAACACACCAGGCAGATCCAGACCCATATGCAGAAACTCTCCTCCAAATCCTATTGGGATCAATTTCCCGAGACCCCGGAATTTGTAGTCCTTTTTTTGCCCGGGGAGAATTTTTTCAGCGCCGCCCTGGAACAAAATCCCAACCTGATCGAAGAAGGGGTCAATCAGAAGGTAATCCTGTCCACTCCTACAACCCTGATCACCTTATTACGGGCCGTAGCCTATGGCTGGCGTCAGGAGGCCCTGGCTGAAAATGCCCAGGCTATCAGCGAATTAGGCAAGACCCTCTATGAACGCCTGGTCAAATTAGCCCTGCATTTTGGGGAAGTGGGACGATCATTAGACAAGTCCGTTCATGCTTATAACGATGCCGTCGGCTCCCTGGAAAGCCGGGTTTTGGTGGCTGCCCGGCGATTTAAGGAATTAGGCATCAGTTCCAAGGCCCAGGTCCCTGAAATAGGTCCGATTGAAAAAAATACCCGGAATCTTCAGTCCCCCGAGTTTTGTGCCGAAATAGAAGAAGATATCAGAAGATAA